A window of the Pelagicoccus enzymogenes genome harbors these coding sequences:
- a CDS encoding DUF1800 family protein encodes MRVTRLFSSRIIRSACTSLLFGYISSQSFAQEKGVLREVWANLEGSGIEHLINSPNYPQAPTLRDIQASFSAPANFGSHYGTRMRAYLTPVATGEYTFWIQGDDNCVLYFGNDGSASSARLIASVPGYTNSSEWEKYPEQRSASITLVAGQSYYLEALHKEGGGSDFVNVYWDLAGSFDRSPIPTERLTPFENAPAYDPEIDLYVEAGAQQDIFLPANSYQLSASVFARNVSNETLAIAWNQTSGSAAQITGADTLTPNVVASSAGDRTFQVSISTPSETKTDEVTVRTHRPLVEGTGRFIQELWLGVDGSTIEGLLAHPDFPSRPHTLRETNKLEGPRNWADRYGARTRGTITPPATGHYTFYVMGDDDTALFLSSDESPENKDLIAFTPENTGEKDWTKFPEQISEPVFLEKGKNYYLELLFAARYGSDFHGAAWSIEGGPIKTIGGEFFVAQTPANHAPDFDTFSTFAVEAGPNRTLYSPDNTTALSGKTLKIQESYTVESVAWTQISGPATATISSATELSTPVTLPQEGEYLFDLSVIANGIEASDTVEVTRNPRLSSDTGGFTREVWLGIKGESVEDLSSLPDFPENPHIVDQLSSLSGPENWDYNYGSRASGYLIPTRTGPHTFYITADDAAVLNLSSDSSPAGLQEIARSGRRSKGDFRDPEQISAPIELVAGTRYFMEVLHKQYYGNDHFQVSWSFGDERSPVPIGGGNLEPSNPDAIPLDSNLPEYAFAGPDRHYYAPTRAFDLTGEILEVGQEDNFRKVAWSHLGKAEGVRIDDPFSLSARASVPGEGTYTFRLSLESSGKSHYDDVSIRILPPLSPDTGGANRAVWLNVEGSPIESLLSIDPLLRSPTFDDLIPSLETPSNWTDNYGTHIIGYVHPPATGNFQFWLAGNDAAELYLSPDEAPENSVLIASMERAVGPRDWDRYQGQQSAAVPLQAGKRYFLEILHKEGSRSDNLAVAWSGPGLNPREVISAGYLSPVYPAPSAPQEILVLAGADQNIRWPLDTVDLFARVYDQQDGPESLEYQWSASHPDVSFNRPAAVSTQASLPGPGTYPISLTASDGEHFATDTLTVIVAPAFSDSVGSITREVWLDLPGYRLEDLLNNERFPRSPDIVDTIDSFDLPRHWADYYGTRVRGYLIPPTTGDYQFYISADDYARVSINTDSQSFEGLKEIIDSQGYSEYLRWDRREDQSSAMIRLNAGHAYPIELLHREKNGGDHAVLAWRKPGSSEIEVISGHYLAPAVEAEPASKNLIVFAPEDIIQRWPQNTFDLSGRAIDLAYGPESLKTRWVQTSGPGQLTLSSTIDLETNAHVSEPGEYTLRLYASDGSEEVYDEMKVVVEEALSSSTGAATRSKFLEISGDRVVNLVANQKFPNAPDSQVPLSRLDTQSNSDGDQYGTLVTGFIHPPESGKYRFSVTGDDWVELWLSVDSSPDNKALICFTPAATNQNEWDKYPEYQTSVEIELRAGQKYYLEIRHKEHSWRDHFAVAWLRPDASEMSIIQGAYLSPLDKDSVIDTPEIKVLGTPSVTLEVGETFVDPGFIATNSAGQNIDDQVVVTNHVNTEVAGTYSVRYQVVNPSTGFAETVVRTVNVVPAQSHPANYPDPSCRPPLMVEWEEPVPGQISASEASRFLAQATFGPTKQDIVRVQEIGYEAWIDEQMALPPTLHMEQMLALRPALDELDFRAYSDERLVTWWTTAITAPDQLRQRVAFALSEILVLSDKNTFGRLGLATANYYDILVRNGLGSYEQILQEVTVNPLMGEYLTLLRSDKASPDENYAREIMQLFSIGLIMLNPDGTPLCDVNGHEIPTYDNELIIELARAFTGWTYAGSENFNYTPYGGTDYFSPMVPFDEHHDFGKKTLTGGYTLPQGLSPTEDLKRSVKHFADHPNVGPFIGYRLIQRLTTSNPSPGYIYRVAKTYDNDGNGVRGNLAAVVKAILLDPEARDPETYGRGRFGKLREPILRLTHLLRSFEAESSSNPPVFGRYPVSNTTDAFAQSPLQAPSVFNFFLPNYAPPGPLMDRGLVAPEFETTTEITTVDTANFLHETIGSDVPIWWRYSTSIRPNLSELNRIAADSNAILDELNVLLMSGGLSTETRNIVKRVLDEIDQPEERARTALKLLITSPEFSIQK; translated from the coding sequence ATGAGAGTTACCCGACTTTTTAGTAGCCGCATCATTCGTTCCGCCTGCACGTCATTGCTATTCGGATACATATCCAGCCAATCATTCGCCCAAGAGAAGGGGGTGCTGCGCGAAGTTTGGGCTAACCTCGAAGGCTCAGGAATCGAACACCTCATCAACTCGCCCAACTATCCGCAGGCTCCTACCCTGCGAGACATTCAAGCCAGCTTTTCCGCTCCAGCGAACTTCGGCTCCCACTACGGGACTCGCATGAGGGCTTACCTCACCCCAGTCGCAACAGGTGAATACACATTTTGGATACAGGGCGACGACAATTGCGTCCTGTACTTTGGCAACGACGGCTCTGCAAGCTCAGCTCGGCTCATCGCCTCCGTCCCCGGCTATACGAATTCTAGCGAGTGGGAGAAGTACCCCGAACAACGATCTGCATCGATCACGCTGGTTGCTGGCCAAAGCTACTACTTGGAGGCCCTTCACAAGGAAGGCGGAGGCAGCGATTTCGTTAACGTTTACTGGGATCTTGCCGGCAGCTTCGATCGAAGCCCCATTCCTACGGAACGTCTCACGCCATTTGAAAACGCGCCCGCCTACGATCCGGAAATCGATCTCTACGTGGAGGCGGGAGCTCAACAAGACATCTTCCTTCCCGCCAATTCCTACCAGCTTTCCGCCAGCGTCTTCGCAAGGAACGTATCCAACGAAACCCTCGCGATCGCGTGGAACCAAACCTCGGGAAGCGCTGCCCAAATAACGGGAGCCGACACGCTCACGCCAAACGTCGTCGCTTCGTCTGCAGGAGATCGCACGTTCCAAGTATCCATTTCCACACCATCCGAGACAAAAACCGACGAAGTAACAGTCAGGACTCACCGCCCCTTAGTCGAAGGAACGGGACGCTTTATCCAAGAGCTCTGGCTGGGCGTGGATGGCTCTACGATCGAAGGCCTTCTCGCCCATCCGGACTTTCCAAGCAGACCTCACACTCTTCGCGAAACAAACAAGCTAGAGGGACCCCGCAATTGGGCAGATAGGTACGGAGCGCGTACCCGCGGAACCATTACACCTCCTGCCACTGGCCACTACACGTTCTACGTCATGGGAGACGACGACACTGCCCTGTTTCTCAGTAGCGACGAATCTCCCGAGAACAAGGATCTCATCGCCTTCACTCCAGAAAACACCGGAGAGAAAGACTGGACAAAATTTCCCGAGCAAATCTCCGAACCCGTTTTCCTGGAAAAAGGCAAAAACTACTACCTCGAACTGCTCTTCGCGGCCCGCTACGGCAGCGACTTCCACGGCGCTGCATGGAGCATAGAGGGAGGACCGATAAAAACCATCGGCGGCGAATTTTTCGTCGCTCAAACTCCCGCCAACCATGCGCCTGATTTCGACACGTTCTCCACTTTCGCCGTGGAAGCAGGTCCAAATCGTACTCTCTACAGTCCCGACAATACGACCGCCCTCTCCGGCAAAACCTTGAAGATCCAAGAATCCTACACAGTAGAGTCCGTCGCTTGGACCCAGATTTCAGGTCCAGCGACCGCAACGATTTCATCCGCAACTGAACTTTCCACTCCAGTCACGCTTCCCCAAGAAGGCGAGTACCTGTTCGATCTATCCGTTATAGCTAACGGTATTGAAGCATCGGATACAGTTGAGGTAACTAGAAACCCTCGCCTCAGTTCAGACACTGGCGGATTTACACGAGAAGTTTGGCTTGGCATCAAGGGCGAGTCCGTCGAGGACCTGAGTTCCCTGCCCGACTTCCCCGAAAACCCACACATCGTCGACCAGCTCAGCTCCCTTTCCGGCCCCGAAAACTGGGACTACAACTACGGCTCCCGCGCCTCGGGTTACTTGATCCCCACTCGCACCGGACCGCACACTTTCTATATCACAGCAGATGATGCCGCCGTTTTGAATCTGTCCAGCGACAGCTCTCCAGCTGGACTCCAAGAGATCGCACGATCCGGAAGACGCTCCAAAGGCGACTTCCGCGATCCCGAGCAAATTTCCGCTCCGATCGAACTCGTCGCCGGAACCCGATACTTCATGGAAGTGCTGCACAAGCAGTACTACGGGAACGATCATTTCCAAGTGTCATGGAGTTTTGGTGACGAACGTTCTCCAGTCCCAATCGGTGGCGGCAATTTGGAACCCAGCAATCCTGACGCGATCCCGCTCGACTCCAACCTGCCAGAGTACGCATTTGCCGGCCCGGACCGCCACTACTACGCTCCCACCCGAGCCTTCGACCTGACGGGAGAAATTCTCGAAGTCGGACAGGAAGACAACTTTCGTAAAGTCGCTTGGTCCCACCTGGGCAAAGCGGAAGGTGTTCGTATAGATGATCCATTTTCGCTCTCTGCAAGAGCATCCGTCCCGGGCGAAGGAACTTACACCTTCCGACTGAGCTTGGAAAGCTCAGGCAAGAGTCACTACGATGACGTATCCATTCGCATACTACCTCCGCTATCCCCTGATACTGGCGGAGCGAATCGCGCGGTCTGGCTAAACGTGGAGGGTTCGCCCATCGAAAGCTTGCTCTCGATCGACCCGCTTCTCCGCTCTCCCACTTTCGACGACCTAATCCCAAGCCTGGAGACTCCGAGCAATTGGACCGACAACTACGGAACGCACATCATCGGGTACGTCCATCCACCCGCCACAGGGAACTTTCAGTTCTGGCTCGCTGGCAATGATGCAGCTGAACTCTATCTGTCACCGGACGAAGCTCCAGAGAACAGCGTTCTCATCGCGTCCATGGAACGCGCAGTGGGACCGCGCGATTGGGATCGCTACCAAGGCCAGCAATCGGCTGCAGTTCCATTGCAGGCGGGCAAACGATACTTCCTCGAAATCTTGCACAAGGAAGGCAGCCGATCGGACAACCTAGCTGTCGCTTGGAGCGGCCCCGGACTGAATCCCCGCGAAGTGATTTCTGCCGGATACCTTTCGCCGGTCTATCCCGCGCCGAGCGCTCCTCAAGAAATTCTCGTCTTGGCCGGAGCTGACCAAAATATTCGGTGGCCGCTCGATACCGTAGATCTCTTTGCTCGCGTGTACGACCAACAGGACGGCCCGGAGAGCCTTGAATACCAATGGTCCGCCTCGCACCCTGACGTATCCTTCAATCGCCCGGCGGCGGTCTCCACGCAAGCAAGCCTTCCCGGCCCTGGAACCTACCCAATAAGCCTCACCGCATCCGACGGCGAACACTTCGCGACTGATACTTTGACAGTTATCGTAGCTCCCGCTTTCAGCGATTCAGTGGGATCCATCACCCGCGAGGTATGGCTAGATCTTCCTGGCTACCGCTTGGAAGACCTCTTGAATAACGAACGCTTCCCCAGAAGCCCTGACATTGTGGATACGATCGACTCCTTCGATCTTCCCCGTCACTGGGCGGACTACTACGGTACCCGCGTTCGCGGCTACCTGATTCCTCCAACAACTGGAGACTACCAATTCTACATTTCCGCAGATGACTACGCTCGAGTATCCATAAACACAGACAGCCAGTCTTTTGAAGGCCTAAAAGAAATCATCGATAGCCAAGGCTACTCTGAGTACCTCCGCTGGGATCGCCGCGAGGACCAATCATCAGCAATGATTCGACTAAATGCCGGGCATGCTTACCCGATCGAATTGCTACACCGCGAGAAAAACGGGGGAGATCACGCCGTACTTGCTTGGAGAAAGCCGGGCTCTAGCGAAATTGAAGTAATCTCCGGCCACTACCTAGCTCCTGCAGTGGAAGCGGAGCCCGCTTCTAAAAACCTCATCGTTTTCGCCCCAGAAGACATCATCCAACGCTGGCCTCAAAATACATTCGACCTGAGCGGTCGGGCCATCGATCTGGCCTACGGTCCAGAGTCGCTCAAAACCCGCTGGGTGCAGACCTCAGGCCCAGGACAACTCACCCTGAGCTCAACGATCGACCTCGAAACCAACGCCCACGTGTCGGAGCCGGGTGAATACACTCTTCGCCTCTACGCCTCGGACGGTAGCGAGGAAGTCTACGACGAGATGAAAGTCGTCGTCGAGGAGGCCCTGTCATCGTCCACAGGAGCGGCCACCCGATCGAAGTTTCTCGAGATATCTGGCGATCGGGTCGTCAATCTCGTCGCCAACCAAAAGTTCCCGAACGCTCCAGACAGCCAAGTACCCCTTTCGCGATTGGACACCCAAAGCAACAGCGATGGAGACCAGTATGGAACCTTGGTAACAGGATTCATACACCCGCCCGAAAGCGGCAAATACCGTTTCAGCGTCACAGGAGACGATTGGGTAGAGTTGTGGCTCAGCGTAGACTCGAGCCCCGATAATAAAGCGCTCATCTGCTTCACCCCAGCCGCAACGAATCAAAACGAATGGGACAAGTATCCAGAATACCAGACATCGGTTGAGATAGAGCTTCGAGCAGGACAGAAATATTACCTCGAGATCCGCCACAAGGAACACTCATGGCGCGACCACTTCGCAGTCGCATGGCTCCGTCCAGATGCGAGTGAAATGTCCATCATTCAAGGAGCGTACCTGTCGCCCCTTGATAAGGACTCCGTAATCGACACTCCAGAGATCAAAGTTCTAGGTACGCCTAGCGTCACTCTCGAGGTAGGAGAGACCTTCGTTGATCCTGGATTCATAGCCACCAACAGCGCTGGCCAAAACATTGACGACCAAGTTGTAGTGACCAACCACGTCAACACTGAGGTAGCAGGCACCTATTCGGTACGCTACCAAGTAGTCAACCCGAGCACTGGCTTCGCCGAAACTGTAGTACGGACCGTAAACGTCGTACCTGCCCAAAGTCATCCAGCCAACTACCCGGACCCCTCGTGTCGTCCGCCCTTGATGGTTGAATGGGAGGAGCCAGTGCCCGGACAAATCTCCGCCTCTGAAGCGTCACGCTTCCTCGCCCAAGCAACCTTCGGCCCCACCAAACAGGATATCGTACGCGTACAAGAAATTGGATACGAAGCATGGATCGACGAGCAAATGGCTTTGCCGCCGACCCTCCACATGGAGCAGATGCTGGCATTGCGCCCGGCACTCGATGAACTGGACTTTCGCGCCTACTCCGACGAGCGTCTCGTCACTTGGTGGACCACTGCCATCACCGCACCCGACCAACTCCGACAACGAGTGGCCTTCGCTCTTAGCGAAATCCTTGTCCTGTCCGACAAAAACACCTTCGGACGACTCGGCCTGGCAACTGCCAACTACTACGATATTCTCGTCCGAAACGGCCTAGGCAGCTACGAGCAGATCCTGCAAGAGGTCACAGTCAATCCCCTGATGGGCGAATATCTCACCCTATTGCGTAGCGACAAGGCGTCTCCAGACGAAAACTACGCACGCGAAATCATGCAACTGTTCTCTATCGGCCTCATTATGCTGAATCCCGATGGTACGCCCCTCTGCGACGTCAATGGACACGAAATTCCAACTTACGACAACGAGCTAATCATAGAACTGGCGCGAGCTTTCACAGGGTGGACCTATGCCGGCTCCGAGAATTTCAACTACACGCCTTACGGAGGTACCGACTACTTCTCGCCAATGGTTCCCTTCGACGAACACCATGACTTTGGAAAGAAGACGCTCACAGGAGGCTACACGCTTCCGCAAGGCCTCTCCCCCACCGAAGACCTGAAACGCTCCGTCAAGCATTTCGCTGACCATCCAAACGTCGGCCCCTTCATCGGGTATCGATTGATACAACGTCTCACGACTTCGAATCCAAGTCCCGGATACATCTACCGCGTCGCTAAAACATACGACAACGACGGCAACGGGGTCCGGGGCAACCTCGCCGCTGTCGTGAAGGCTATCCTTCTGGACCCCGAGGCCCGCGATCCGGAAACATACGGTCGCGGTCGGTTCGGAAAACTTCGCGAACCCATCCTACGGCTCACTCACCTGCTGCGCAGCTTCGAGGCCGAGTCCTCAAGCAACCCACCCGTTTTTGGACGCTATCCCGTCAGCAACACGACCGACGCATTCGCCCAATCCCCCCTGCAAGCTCCAAGCGTATTCAACTTTTTCTTACCAAACTATGCTCCTCCTGGACCATTGATGGACCGCGGTCTCGTGGCGCCAGAATTCGAGACGACCACCGAGATCACGACTGTGGACACCGCTAATTTCTTGCACGAAACCATCGGCTCAGACGTGCCGATCTGGTGGCGCTACTCCACCTCGATCCGACCAAACCTGTCAGAACTCAACCGTATCGCAGCCGACTCGAACGCTATTCTGGACGAACTAAACGTACTGCTCATGTCCGGCGGCCTCTCAACGGAAACCCGAAACATAGTGAAGCGGGTGCTAGACGAAATCGACCAGCCGGAGGAGCGAGCGCGCACAGCACTAAAGCTCCTCATCACCAGTCCCGAGTTCTCCATCCAAAAATAG
- a CDS encoding DUF1501 domain-containing protein: MNSDIDLKTVNRRSFLRLSACAAVGTSSLFSTLFNLRQLNAAAANTTSGSDDDYKAIVCIFLYGGNDSNNLLIPSDAATYATYAAGREQLAIPRDQLLALNSLNSDGRSFGIHPSMTGCHELFNSGDLALVANVGTLLAPATLSDYRNRTAAIPDHLFSHSDQQVLWQTSVNENASVDPTGWGGRIADLIHSTHNNSSISMLVSLSGSNFFQVGRTLLPFRTNSNGSSTYDILNGWDSHATTRAEGFRQLLDKDYANLMEQAFADISNSAIKNADTFNAAIAAADEFEMLPDTSLGRQLRMVAKMIQSRQELGQRRQVFFVATGGFDTHGPQLDSHAGLLGGLDAAIKGFHEALGSIQAQDCVTSFTASDFGRTFDTNGRGSDHGWGGHHIVMGGAVNGQRIYGDFPDINFGSAHDTGRGRWLPTTSVDQYGATLARWFGIPDSELPTVFPNISNFATSNLGFMS, translated from the coding sequence ATGAATTCAGATATCGATCTCAAAACTGTCAATCGCCGCAGCTTCCTTCGCCTCTCCGCCTGCGCAGCGGTCGGTACGTCCAGCTTGTTTTCAACCCTCTTCAATCTTCGCCAACTCAACGCGGCTGCAGCCAACACCACCTCTGGCAGCGACGACGACTACAAGGCGATCGTTTGCATTTTTCTCTACGGCGGGAACGATTCAAACAACCTCCTAATCCCCAGCGACGCAGCCACATACGCCACCTACGCCGCAGGACGCGAGCAGCTCGCTATCCCTCGCGACCAGCTCCTCGCTCTCAATTCCCTCAACTCGGACGGACGCTCCTTCGGTATCCATCCCTCAATGACAGGCTGTCATGAGTTGTTCAACAGCGGCGACCTAGCCCTCGTCGCCAACGTCGGTACTCTCCTCGCTCCCGCAACCCTCTCCGACTACCGGAATCGTACCGCAGCGATTCCCGACCACCTTTTCTCCCACAGCGACCAGCAAGTTCTCTGGCAAACTTCCGTCAACGAGAACGCTTCCGTAGATCCCACTGGTTGGGGCGGACGCATTGCCGACTTGATCCACTCCACCCACAACAACTCCAGCATCTCGATGCTCGTTTCCCTTTCCGGATCGAATTTCTTCCAGGTCGGACGTACCCTCCTTCCCTTTCGTACCAACTCAAACGGTTCATCCACCTACGACATCCTCAACGGCTGGGACAGTCACGCCACCACTCGGGCCGAAGGATTCCGGCAATTGCTAGACAAGGACTACGCCAACCTCATGGAGCAAGCGTTCGCCGATATCTCCAATTCCGCGATCAAGAATGCGGATACCTTCAACGCCGCCATCGCTGCGGCCGACGAATTCGAAATGCTCCCGGACACTAGCCTTGGACGCCAGCTCCGCATGGTCGCCAAGATGATCCAGTCACGCCAAGAGCTCGGGCAGCGGCGACAGGTGTTCTTCGTAGCCACCGGCGGATTCGATACCCACGGCCCGCAGCTTGACTCCCACGCCGGTCTTCTGGGCGGCCTCGACGCCGCGATCAAAGGCTTCCACGAAGCCCTCGGTTCCATCCAGGCCCAAGACTGCGTCACTTCCTTTACCGCCTCCGACTTCGGTCGCACCTTCGACACCAACGGGCGTGGCTCGGACCACGGCTGGGGCGGGCACCACATCGTGATGGGAGGAGCCGTCAACGGACAGCGAATCTACGGCGATTTCCCGGACATCAATTTCGGAAGCGCTCACGACACCGGCCGAGGACGTTGGCTGCCCACGACCTCCGTCGACCAATACGGAGCCACCTTGGCTCGCTGGTTCGGCATCCCAGATTCCGAACTCCCAACTGTTTTCCCCAACATCTCAAACTTCGCCACCTCGAACCTAGGCTTTATGAGCTAA
- a CDS encoding sigma-54-dependent transcriptional regulator has product MKCDREVGLDSLGKSGLVGYMSALLGGREILIVEDEVLLRKRLAAYLESQGAACTAVGTLAEGRNALENLPLDYVLADVNLPDGLGLDLIEVAQDQGEIPIVIMTADGGVAAAVDAIRRGASDYLAKPFDPQEIPLVLGRAQSGRRESRLKRHRNQSGRGETADEGLFFGDSLEVFRGQLSKVIEADRRLSDKLPPVLIEGETGTGKSSVARWLHANGSRSDKELVVVNCAALPEQLAESELFGHEKGAFTDAKQARIGLFEAADGGTLFLDEIASLSPSLQAKVLTAIEEGRIRRVGSSKQVDINLRLIAASNRSLKDLSARGEFREDLYHRLNLLSFTIPPLRERGEDALRMAEHLLKGLARKYGYKKAAFSERCRRWICNYEWPGNVRELEHEIERALVLGDAESLEFLGMPNAVETAESPNVPLGAAGDWLNPAWSLPEQGFSLEAAIDRLIDLAIDECGGNVSKAARRIGVARDYIRYRKTKKGK; this is encoded by the coding sequence GTGAAATGCGATCGTGAGGTTGGGCTTGATTCTTTGGGCAAGTCGGGACTTGTTGGATACATGAGCGCATTGCTGGGTGGACGTGAAATCTTGATTGTTGAAGATGAAGTTTTGCTGAGAAAGCGCTTGGCGGCCTACTTGGAGAGTCAGGGCGCGGCCTGTACTGCGGTGGGAACCTTGGCGGAGGGACGCAATGCGCTGGAGAACCTGCCTTTGGACTATGTCTTGGCGGACGTGAATTTGCCGGATGGTTTGGGTTTGGACTTGATAGAGGTGGCTCAAGATCAGGGTGAGATCCCGATCGTCATCATGACGGCTGATGGCGGCGTGGCGGCCGCCGTAGATGCTATCCGTCGCGGGGCCAGCGACTATTTGGCGAAGCCCTTTGATCCGCAGGAGATCCCGCTGGTTTTGGGGAGAGCCCAAAGCGGGCGGCGCGAGTCTCGCTTGAAGCGCCATCGCAACCAAAGCGGTCGCGGGGAGACTGCGGACGAGGGCTTGTTTTTTGGCGATTCCTTGGAAGTCTTTCGCGGGCAATTGAGCAAGGTGATCGAAGCGGACCGGAGGTTGAGCGACAAGCTTCCGCCGGTATTGATTGAAGGCGAAACGGGGACTGGAAAGTCGAGCGTAGCGCGTTGGTTGCATGCGAATGGTTCGCGCAGCGACAAGGAGCTGGTGGTTGTGAATTGCGCGGCCTTGCCGGAGCAGTTGGCAGAGTCGGAGTTGTTTGGTCATGAAAAGGGAGCGTTCACGGACGCGAAGCAGGCCCGCATTGGCTTGTTCGAAGCAGCGGATGGGGGAACGCTTTTTCTCGACGAGATCGCGAGTTTGAGTCCGAGCCTGCAGGCCAAGGTGCTGACCGCCATCGAAGAAGGCCGGATCCGCAGGGTGGGCAGCAGCAAGCAAGTCGACATCAACCTGCGTTTGATCGCGGCCTCGAATCGGTCGTTAAAAGACCTGTCTGCCCGAGGCGAGTTTCGCGAGGACCTTTACCACCGGCTGAATTTGTTGAGCTTCACGATCCCTCCGCTCCGGGAGCGAGGAGAGGATGCTCTGCGTATGGCGGAGCACCTCTTGAAGGGGCTTGCGCGCAAATATGGATACAAGAAGGCGGCTTTTTCGGAACGCTGCCGCAGGTGGATTTGCAATTACGAATGGCCTGGCAACGTGCGTGAGCTCGAGCACGAAATCGAACGAGCCTTAGTGCTTGGAGATGCGGAGAGCTTGGAATTTCTGGGGATGCCTAACGCTGTCGAAACTGCGGAAAGTCCGAATGTGCCGCTTGGCGCTGCGGGAGATTGGCTCAATCCGGCCTGGTCTCTGCCGGAGCAAGGCTTCTCTTTGGAAGCGGCAATCGATCGATTGATCGACCTCGCCATCGACGAGTGCGGGGGAAACGTATCCAAGGCAGCCCGCCGCATTGGCGTCGCTAGAGATTACATCCGCTATAGGAAGACGAAAAAGGGTAAGTGA
- a CDS encoding DUF350 domain-containing protein, translating into MDMQFLLASFANLLLSVTYTIISLFCGVYAIKMIDRFLLKKIDIEEELGKNNISVAIFAASLLLFVAIIISFGLRA; encoded by the coding sequence ATGGATATGCAATTCCTCCTCGCCTCGTTCGCCAACTTACTCCTGAGCGTTACCTACACCATAATCTCCCTCTTCTGCGGCGTATACGCGATCAAGATGATCGACCGATTCCTCCTCAAGAAGATCGATATCGAGGAAGAGCTCGGCAAGAACAACATCTCCGTCGCCATTTTCGCCGCCAGCCTCCTCCTTTTCGTCGCCATTATCATTTCCTTCGGCCTGCGAGCCTAG
- a CDS encoding transglutaminase-like domain-containing protein: MKRTSPKFLWIFLTVILWTVATLTQERLSERGYQPPPEPFRIIEPDTIPPDELELSLAAYDSGEIEDRPFLLPADALAVSLSSRTRIRERQIKNRPADSAEIKHDKGYLFVDSNKQTFAASKLGLDFKHHFKNSFLVGYKPFDVSEIWMPHEVLTMRLKYQLDKDNFAGFQEIWLNSYEAFKRGRGDCEDHAIALADWLIEMGEDARVVTGTHNGGGHAWVVVLREAGTFLLESTSKKRRRLFSSYPLAKLATGYAPEAMFNREYYWINKEPDETSSYTGKHWFKNGRITR, encoded by the coding sequence GTGAAGCGGACCTCCCCAAAGTTCCTTTGGATATTCCTAACCGTCATTCTCTGGACGGTCGCCACGCTCACCCAAGAGCGGCTGAGCGAACGAGGGTACCAACCACCGCCCGAGCCATTTCGTATCATAGAACCGGATACAATACCGCCGGACGAATTAGAGCTTAGTCTAGCAGCCTACGACTCCGGGGAGATTGAGGACCGTCCATTCCTATTGCCCGCAGACGCCCTCGCCGTCTCCCTCTCTTCCCGCACCCGCATCCGCGAACGCCAAATCAAGAACCGCCCCGCCGACTCGGCGGAGATCAAACACGATAAAGGCTACCTCTTCGTCGATTCGAACAAGCAAACCTTTGCCGCCTCCAAGCTCGGTCTCGACTTCAAGCATCACTTCAAGAACAGCTTCCTCGTCGGGTACAAGCCTTTCGACGTAAGCGAAATCTGGATGCCGCATGAAGTCCTAACCATGCGCCTCAAGTATCAGCTGGATAAGGACAACTTCGCCGGATTCCAGGAGATTTGGCTCAACTCCTACGAAGCTTTCAAGCGCGGTCGCGGAGATTGCGAGGACCATGCCATCGCCCTCGCCGACTGGCTCATAGAAATGGGCGAAGACGCCCGCGTCGTGACCGGCACCCACAACGGCGGCGGACATGCTTGGGTCGTCGTCTTGCGTGAGGCGGGAACCTTCCTGCTGGAATCCACCAGCAAGAAACGGCGACGCCTCTTCAGCTCCTACCCTCTAGCCAAGCTCGCCACCGGCTACGCTCCAGAAGCCATGTTCAATCGTGAGTACTACTGGATAAACAAAGAGCCTGACGAAACAAGCAGCTACACAGGCAAGCATTGGTTCAAGAACGGCCGGATAACCCGTTAG